The following proteins are encoded in a genomic region of Parus major isolate Abel chromosome 20, Parus_major1.1, whole genome shotgun sequence:
- the SRSF6 gene encoding serine/arginine-rich splicing factor 6 gives MPRVYIGRLSYHVREKDIQRFFSGYGRLLEVDLKNGYGFVEFEDSRDADDAVYELNGKDLCGERVIVEHARGPRRDRDGYSYSSRSGGGGGYSSRRQSGRDKYGPPVRTEFRLIVENLSSRCSWQDLKDFMRQAGEVTYADAHKERTNEGVIEFRSYSDMKRALDKLDGTEINGRKIRLVEDKPRSSHRRSYSGSRSRSRSRRRSRSRSRRSRSSRSRSRSVSKSRSRSKSRSRSKDRSRSRSKSRKSRSKSKSKPKSDRGSRSHSRSKEKSEKSRSRSRSRSRSPKENGKGDAKSKSRSRSRSRSNSPQQQPSAKARSESPPKRAASRSRSRSRSKSRSRSRSSSRD, from the exons ATGCCGCGCGTCTACATCGGTCGCCTGAGCTACCACGTCCGGGAGAAGGACATTCAGCGCTTCTTCAGCGGCTACGGCCGCCTGCTCGAGGTCGATCTCAAAAACGG ctaCGGCTTCGTGGAGTTCGAGGACTCCCGCGACGCCGACGATGCCGTGTACGAGCTGAACGGGAAGGACCTGTGCGGGGAGCGGGTTATCGTGGAGCACGCCCGCGGTCCCCGCCGCGACAGGGATGGCTACAGCTACAGCAGCCGCA GTGGGGGTGGTGGCGGATATAGCAGTCGGAGACAATCGGGACGAGATAAATATGGACCGCCCGTTCGTACAGAGTTCAGGCTGATTGTTGAGAACCTTTCCAGTCGCTGTAGTTGGCAGGATTTAAAA gattTCATGAGGCAGGCTGGGGAGGTGACCTATGCAGATGCCCACAAAGAGCGTACAAATGAAGGAGTGATTGAGTTCCGGTCGTACTCGGACATGAAACGCGCTCTGGACAAGCTGGATGGCACAGAGATAAACGGCAGGAAGATCCGGCTGGTGGAGGATAAGCCACGCTCCAGCCACAGGCGATCCTACTCTGGCAGCAGGTCCAG GTCACGATCCAGGAGACGATCTAGAAGCAGAAGTCGGAGGAGTCGGAGCAGCCGTAGCAGATCCCGTAGTGTCTCCAAAAGCCGTTCCCG ATCTAAATCCAGGTCACGAAGCAAAGACCGCTCCCGTTCCCGATCCAAAAGCAGGAAGTCCAGATCAAAGAGCAAATCCAAACCCAAGTCTGACAGGGGATCACGCTCACACAGCAGATCCAAGGAGAAGTCAGAGAAGTCCCGGTCCAGATCCAGGTCCAGGTCTCGGTCTCCCAAAGAAAATGGTAAAGGGGATGCTAAGTCTAAGTCCAGGTCCAGGAGCAGGTCTCGCTCCAactctcctcagcagcagccgTCTGCCAAGGCTCGCTCCGAGTCACCGCCCAAAAGAGCCGCCTCCAGGTCCCGCTCCAGGTCTCGCTCAAAGTCCCGCTCGCGATCAAGATCCAGTTCAAGAGATTAG